The genomic segment TCAAGGGTTGGAGGCGAGAGGGGAAGAAGGGTGACACGCGCAGGCCAGTGGATTTCCAGCTGCTACAGCGCTTGCTAGCCCCACTTCAGGTCATCTGCAAGTCTCCATACGAGACTGCTCTATTCCGGGCAGCGTTCAGCCTTGCTTTCTTTGGGGCCCTTCGCATTAGTGAGCTCGTCCCCCAGAGCGCCAAAAAGCCGGGCGGACTTAAGCAGGAAGACATGATCGTAAACGAAAAATTTATAAGGTTCCGGATAGGTAGGTCAAAAACTGATGTCCTAGGAAGGGGCTGCTGGGTGACCATCTCCGCTATCCAAGGCCATGCTTGCCCAGTACAGCTGATTAGCACCTTCGCGGCGCTGCGGAGCGCGGGCACAAACTTCCTCGTACACGAGGATAGCTCCCCCCTTACACGCTATCAGTTTAGCCGCCTGTTCAACAGATGCCTGGAGCACCTGGGTCTGGAAAAAAAGGAGTTCGGCACGCACTCTTTCAGAATTGGCGCTGCGACGGAAGCATGCTTACAAGGCCTTAGCGAGTCGTCGGTAAAATCAGTGGGAAGGTGGAAGTCGAATTGCTTTGCGGCTTATATTCGTCCCAACCTGATAATTAATCAGTTCTCTCCCCAGGTTCCAATACGCCAGTAATCCTAATGGTTGGTCATTCCTACCTCCGTCGGGCAGAGAGGCGGGCGGCTATTCGTCCAGGAGGCAGGAACCTCGGTTTCCATGGGGTTGACATGGTTTGGAAGGGAATTAGCGGCCTGCGGTGGCTACAAGTATTACCAGAAGTGTTTACCTTCAGTAAAATTTATAACGGCCCACTGGTGCTGGTCATCCATGCAGGGGGCAACGACCTAGGCGCGGTTAAGGTGGCCGAGCTAATAACGATAATCAAGTCAGACTTAGAGCGCTGCGCTTCACTGTTCACTAACCCAATTATTTTGTGGTCGGAAATTGTCCCCAGACTAACATGGAGAGGGGCCAGGGACCTAGATGCGATCGACCGCGCGCGCAGGCTACTTAACACAAGGATATCCCGTTTTGTCAGGAATAAAGGATGGGTAGCATGGCGGCACATCCACCTAGAGGGTGACACTTATAGGTTCATGACACAGGACGGAGTACACCTCAATGACATAGGGCAAGATATTTTCTTGTCTGGTTTGCAGGATGGCATTGAAAGGGCTCTAGGGCTCTTGGTGGGTGGGGGTCGGAGTTCAAGTAGGGGTACATGAACTCCTCCTggcggggatagtccttggccatttaagtccggttggtttggtgtttttcacatgcccactgcgtttgcagtggccggcatccgtTATAATAACAAATAAGTTGTTGGTGAAGTTGGGAAAGTTTTGTAATACATGGCTTGTAATACatctctttaataaagctgtggccgaaccctaCCCACAAAAAAGGAATCATGGTGTCAGTGTACTCCTTTCTGTGTCAAGTGTTTACATTGGGGGAGAAGGTTTTCTAAGGGAGGGAATGAATCTCCGCAGTCTGGACAGCGCTGAAGTAACTaaggaaagcgctgagggactgtggagtTTAGCAAGGGGCCTAATTCCCTCCAGTACACGAAGGGGTTAATCAGCTCCTTGTTACAGGcgggaaaaaagagaaaactcctacagctccccccctcccctttgctcCACAGCTCACACTGCAGCGTCTCACTTACTGGTAGCAGCAGCACGGAGGATCATCTCCCTCCCACCCGCCCTGTTTAAGCGCGTCCAACTAGTGAACCAA from the Xenopus tropicalis strain Nigerian chromosome 5, UCB_Xtro_10.0, whole genome shotgun sequence genome contains:
- the LOC116410934 gene encoding uncharacterized protein LOC116410934 isoform X2, translating into MAGTPAPRPPLDTGARRRHHSTGSASGVSASHQPVTTLTRSTVVRRAASTRSTSPRAPLHYGSPSPADTDYHQGRPRLRDTSGYNPRSQPVAAPACPVPASHNQAQHDWNPAVGDLQRIGAGYGTGGSKMPSIPMAPGGGQLLSLVRSSVTPATWQAYGSNTPVILMVGHSYLRRAERRAAIRPGGRNLGFHGVDMVWKGISGLRWLQVLPEVFTFSKIYNGPLVLVIHAGGNDLGAVKVAELITIIKSDLERCASLFTNPIILWSEIVPRLTWRGARDLDAIDRARRLLNTRISRFVRNKGWVAWRHIHLEGDTYRFMTQDGVHLNDIGQDIFLSGLQDGIERALGLLVGGGRSSSRGT